From Kamptonema formosum PCC 6407, a single genomic window includes:
- a CDS encoding LysR family transcriptional regulator: MRLEQLQAFLSVAETGSFQQAARKCGVTQSTISRQVQVLEAELGMPLFHRTTQAKLTLGGERLLPHARKICLTWNNATEELADLLAGKQPELCVAAIHSICASYLPPVLQRFCREYPDVQLRVTALGSDRALKVLKDGMVDVAIVMNNRFFTQGPEMLVEVLYNEPIEVLMAANHPLIQYERIPWLELSRYPQVVFKDGYGMQRLVQEQFARMGSTLNAVLELNTLDAFRGVVRQGELIALLPHSALMEARTDSTLAVRAIAPCQSNSKVSGITEAIADPIWSRQVVLVTTHDRMQIPPIQHFWRLVRELISPQLSLISKGKSWVNEQPEAFNIRI, translated from the coding sequence ATGCGCCTAGAGCAACTGCAAGCATTTCTTTCTGTTGCTGAAACTGGCAGCTTTCAGCAGGCTGCCCGTAAGTGCGGCGTTACCCAATCTACTATTAGTCGTCAGGTGCAGGTTTTAGAAGCTGAGCTGGGAATGCCTTTATTCCACCGTACTACTCAGGCTAAGCTAACTCTGGGGGGGGAAAGGCTGCTGCCTCACGCTCGCAAAATCTGTCTGACTTGGAATAATGCTACAGAAGAATTAGCTGATTTGCTGGCGGGGAAGCAACCTGAACTTTGTGTGGCGGCGATTCACTCAATTTGTGCTTCTTATCTACCGCCTGTGCTGCAAAGGTTTTGTCGGGAGTATCCAGATGTGCAGTTGCGGGTGACGGCTTTGGGTAGCGATCGCGCTCTGAAGGTGTTAAAAGATGGGATGGTGGATGTGGCGATCGTGATGAATAATCGCTTTTTTACTCAAGGGCCGGAAATGCTGGTGGAAGTGCTCTACAATGAGCCGATTGAGGTGTTGATGGCTGCTAACCACCCCCTGATACAATACGAACGGATACCTTGGTTGGAGTTGAGTCGCTACCCACAGGTAGTTTTTAAGGATGGCTATGGGATGCAACGCTTGGTACAAGAGCAGTTTGCGCGGATGGGTTCGACTCTGAATGCAGTTTTGGAGTTAAATACGCTGGACGCTTTTCGGGGTGTGGTGCGTCAGGGTGAATTGATTGCTTTATTACCACACTCGGCTTTGATGGAGGCCCGTACAGATTCTACTTTAGCAGTGCGCGCGATCGCACCTTGTCAGTCTAATTCTAAGGTTTCTGGGATTACGGAGGCGATCGCCGATCCGATTTGGAGCCGCCAAGTTGTTTTAGTCACTACTCACGATAGAATGCAAATTCCTCCTATTCAACATTTCTGGCGGCTGGTACGTGAATTAATATCACCTCAATTGTCCCTTATAAGTAAAGGGAAATCTTGGGTAAATGAGCAACCAGAGGCATTCAATATTAGAATTTAA
- a CDS encoding sensor histidine kinase has translation MLESINNMLFNENFIPHGHCYLWQRELVGLHLLSDLLIALAYYSIPALLVYFVYKRRDVPFSWIFLLFGAFIISCGTTHIMEVWTLWHPAYWLSGTIKAITAAISLYTAAELIPLMPKALALPSPAQLEAANRALTAEIAERERVEVALYRANIELESRVEARTAELRQSNNLLLNEIASRKQVEESLQDALQKLTFHFENTPLAVVEWDSTFHRVCRWSPAAEKIFGWTAQEVMNLQGSDWNFVFTPDAEAVSKTTARLREGAESRNISSNRNYRKDGAIVYCEWYNSALYDDAGSLVSVLSLVLDVTERYSFLEALRQSEARFRIAAECASDLIYEWDLNTGIVLWFGHIDEALGYVKAEFPRTREGWLNAIYPDDRDRLCVAAEQHLQTHEPFFVEYRIQQQDGTFLYWIDRGTAVRDDTGKAYKWIGVTSDISDAYAELRLRKQAEEGANFLAEAIAVLASSLDYETTLQRLADLAVPQLADWCCVHLVEPEGAIRLVAVAHSDAQKVELMWEIEKGQPIDPQGRHGVAKVLRTGESKVYANIPDAVLEAVAPNEAALSLLREYDLLSAMCVPLIAHGRKLGVISLLCGESGRRYGRTELDLAERLAHHAAIAIDNARLYWEAQEANRIKDEFLATLSHELRTPLNAILGWSQILQQKKLTQEKMAIALETIERNARLQVQMIEDLLDVSRILAGKISLKLGPVELVGIIEAGLNTLRPIAEAKGVQLLSFYDERVGLVFADTNRLQQVIWNLLSNALKFTPNGGQVEVRLGLGMGDWREGGDGKEKEDEEMEKAGNLVTIQTQNRDREAYPKGLALEVQPSNLKTQNFLSSSIISYAEIQITDTGIGISQKFLPHVFERFRQADSTTTRSYGGLGLGLAIVQHIVTIHGGTVHAESAGEGMGATFTIRLPLLERSR, from the coding sequence ATGTTGGAATCTATTAATAATATGCTCTTTAATGAAAATTTTATACCGCACGGTCACTGTTACCTCTGGCAGCGAGAGCTAGTAGGGCTGCACCTGCTGAGCGACTTATTAATTGCCCTAGCTTATTATTCAATTCCCGCCTTGCTCGTGTACTTTGTTTACAAACGGCGCGACGTACCCTTTAGTTGGATATTCTTACTGTTCGGAGCCTTCATCATCTCTTGTGGCACTACTCACATCATGGAAGTCTGGACACTATGGCATCCAGCTTACTGGCTATCCGGCACGATCAAAGCCATTACCGCTGCAATCTCCCTGTACACAGCAGCCGAACTGATACCATTAATGCCCAAAGCTCTTGCCCTGCCTTCACCCGCACAATTAGAAGCAGCAAACCGGGCCCTCACCGCTGAAATTGCTGAACGCGAGCGAGTAGAAGTCGCCCTATACAGGGCTAATATTGAACTCGAAAGCCGTGTCGAAGCACGCACCGCCGAACTTAGGCAAAGCAACAACCTATTGCTGAACGAAATAGCTTCCCGAAAACAGGTAGAGGAGTCACTACAAGATGCTCTCCAGAAACTAACTTTCCATTTTGAGAACACGCCGCTAGCAGTAGTCGAGTGGGATAGCACCTTTCATCGAGTCTGTCGGTGGTCGCCCGCTGCTGAGAAGATTTTTGGGTGGACTGCACAGGAAGTAATGAATTTGCAGGGTAGCGATTGGAACTTCGTCTTTACTCCAGACGCAGAGGCCGTCAGCAAAACCACAGCCCGGTTGAGAGAGGGCGCTGAATCGCGCAATATTTCGTCCAACCGTAATTATAGAAAAGACGGAGCTATTGTTTATTGCGAGTGGTATAACTCGGCTCTGTACGATGACGCTGGCTCCTTAGTGTCGGTGTTATCTCTAGTTCTGGATGTGACGGAGCGCTATAGTTTTCTGGAAGCTCTGCGTCAGTCAGAGGCGCGGTTTCGGATTGCTGCGGAGTGCGCCAGCGATTTGATTTATGAATGGGATCTTAATACTGGCATCGTCCTGTGGTTTGGTCATATTGACGAAGCTCTCGGATATGTCAAAGCTGAATTTCCAAGGACGAGAGAGGGTTGGCTCAATGCCATTTACCCCGACGATCGCGATCGCCTTTGTGTGGCTGCCGAACAGCATTTGCAGACCCACGAACCCTTTTTTGTGGAGTATCGCATCCAGCAGCAAGATGGGACGTTTCTTTACTGGATCGATCGCGGTACTGCGGTGCGAGATGATACGGGCAAGGCTTACAAATGGATTGGGGTGACAAGCGATATTAGCGATGCCTACGCCGAACTTCGCTTACGCAAGCAAGCAGAGGAAGGAGCTAATTTTCTCGCTGAGGCGATCGCTGTGCTCGCTTCTTCATTAGATTACGAAACAACGCTGCAACGCTTGGCAGATTTGGCAGTACCGCAATTGGCAGATTGGTGTTGCGTGCATTTGGTGGAACCCGAAGGAGCGATTCGCTTGGTGGCAGTTGCCCACAGCGATGCTCAGAAAGTAGAGCTGATGTGGGAGATAGAGAAAGGCCAGCCGATTGACCCCCAAGGACGGCACGGAGTGGCGAAGGTGTTGCGGACGGGGGAATCCAAGGTATATGCAAATATTCCCGACGCAGTGCTCGAAGCAGTTGCTCCCAATGAGGCAGCCCTCTCTTTGCTGCGCGAGTACGATTTATTATCAGCGATGTGCGTCCCACTCATCGCTCACGGGCGCAAACTGGGAGTTATTTCCTTACTGTGTGGGGAGTCGGGCCGACGCTATGGACGAACTGAGTTAGATTTAGCAGAACGTCTAGCTCACCACGCCGCGATCGCGATCGATAATGCACGGCTTTACTGGGAAGCTCAAGAAGCCAACCGCATCAAGGACGAATTTTTAGCAACGCTTTCTCACGAATTACGAACACCTCTGAATGCAATTTTGGGGTGGTCGCAAATATTACAGCAGAAAAAGCTAACTCAGGAAAAAATGGCGATCGCTCTAGAGACAATTGAACGCAATGCTCGTTTGCAGGTGCAGATGATCGAAGACCTCCTCGATGTTTCCCGGATTCTGGCAGGTAAGATTTCCCTGAAGTTGGGGCCCGTTGAACTGGTGGGAATCATTGAAGCCGGGCTCAATACCCTGCGTCCTATTGCTGAAGCAAAAGGAGTTCAACTTTTGAGTTTCTATGATGAAAGAGTGGGGCTAGTTTTTGCGGATACTAATCGCTTGCAGCAGGTAATTTGGAATCTACTTTCCAATGCACTCAAGTTTACCCCCAACGGAGGGCAGGTAGAAGTGCGGCTAGGACTGGGGATGGGGGATTGGAGGGAAGGGGGAGATGGGAAGGAGAAGGAAGATGAAGAGATGGAAAAGGCAGGAAATTTAGTTACTATTCAAACTCAAAACCGCGATCGTGAAGCCTACCCAAAGGGTTTAGCGTTGGAAGTGCAACCAAGCAATCTCAAAACTCAAAATTTCCTATCTTCCTCTATTATTTCTTATGCAGAAATTCAGATTACCGATACAGGAATTGGTATCAGTCAGAAGTTTTTACCTCATGTTTTCGAGAGGTTCCGTCAAGCTGACAGTACCACAACCAGATCTTACGGAGGGCTGGGACTGGGCTTAGCGATCGTCCAACATATTGTGACAATACATGGCGGTACAGTACACGCTGAGAGTGCGGGAGAGGGAATGGGGGCAACTTTCACGATCAGGCTACCACTGCTCGAAAGAAGCAGATAA
- a CDS encoding cytochrome c biogenesis protein, whose translation MPSKELFLSKISHWVNTPKLFFRRELLPVLADLRLAIILLLAIAIFSISGTIVEQGQPVQFYQANYPEHPALFGFLTWKVLLILGLDHVYRTWWFLSILILFGTSLTACTFTRQFPALKAARRWKFYEESRQFEKLALSAELETSSLNSLEEILQKRRYRVFREGDTLYARKGIVGKIGPIIVHASMLIILAGAIWGTMTGFLGQELVASGDIFQIKNITDAGPWAEAQIPKDWGLRVNRFWIDYTPDGNIDQFYSDLSVLDEEGKEVDKQTIYVNKPLRYRGVTIYQADWGIAGVRVRINKSPVLQLPMAQLDTQGKGRIWGTWIPTKPDLSAGVSLLAKDLQGTLLIYGSDGKLLTTVRAGMATEVNGVMLTIDEVIGSTGLQIKADPGIPLVYTGFGLLMLSVMMSYVSHSQIWALQKGDRLYIGGRTNRAQVTFEREIVEILDKLGEGDKDGAIAPTTLANQS comes from the coding sequence ATGCCATCAAAAGAGTTATTTCTATCTAAAATTTCCCACTGGGTAAACACTCCTAAGCTATTTTTCCGCCGAGAATTATTGCCAGTGCTAGCCGATTTACGATTAGCAATTATTTTACTACTAGCGATCGCAATTTTCAGCATCAGCGGTACGATCGTCGAACAAGGTCAACCAGTCCAATTTTACCAAGCTAACTATCCCGAACATCCTGCCTTATTTGGTTTCCTAACTTGGAAAGTTTTGCTAATTCTAGGCTTAGACCACGTTTACCGTACTTGGTGGTTTTTGTCAATTCTAATTTTATTTGGAACTAGCTTAACTGCTTGTACATTTACTCGACAATTTCCCGCCTTAAAAGCCGCCCGTCGCTGGAAATTTTATGAAGAATCGCGACAGTTTGAAAAGTTAGCTTTGAGTGCAGAATTAGAAACATCTTCCTTAAATTCCCTAGAGGAAATATTGCAAAAACGTAGGTATCGCGTATTTCGCGAAGGCGATACACTTTATGCTCGGAAAGGCATAGTTGGAAAGATTGGGCCGATTATCGTTCACGCCAGTATGTTAATTATTTTAGCTGGTGCCATCTGGGGAACAATGACAGGATTTCTCGGTCAAGAATTAGTGGCCAGTGGCGACATATTTCAGATTAAAAATATTACCGATGCGGGGCCTTGGGCAGAGGCGCAAATACCTAAAGATTGGGGATTGCGGGTGAATCGCTTCTGGATAGATTATACACCAGATGGGAATATCGATCAATTTTATTCTGACCTCTCAGTTTTGGATGAAGAAGGGAAAGAAGTTGACAAACAAACAATTTACGTTAATAAACCTCTAAGATATCGCGGAGTCACTATTTATCAGGCAGATTGGGGAATTGCTGGAGTGCGAGTACGCATCAATAAAAGCCCCGTTTTACAACTACCAATGGCTCAGTTAGATACTCAGGGAAAAGGGCGCATTTGGGGAACTTGGATTCCTACAAAACCAGATTTGAGCGCAGGGGTTTCTCTGTTAGCCAAAGACTTACAAGGAACTCTGCTAATTTATGGTTCTGACGGCAAGTTGCTAACTACTGTGCGTGCGGGAATGGCAACAGAAGTTAACGGAGTGATGTTAACTATTGACGAAGTTATTGGTAGCACAGGGTTGCAAATTAAAGCCGATCCGGGGATACCGCTAGTTTATACGGGCTTTGGTTTACTGATGCTGAGCGTGATGATGAGTTATGTATCTCACTCGCAGATTTGGGCTTTACAAAAGGGCGATCGTCTTTATATTGGAGGGCGTACAAATCGGGCTCAAGTTACTTTTGAAAGAGAGATTGTGGAGATTTTGGATAAATTGGGAGAAGGAGACAAAGATGGTGCGATTGCGCCTACAACTCTTGCTAATCAAAGTTAA
- a CDS encoding cytochrome c biogenesis protein CcdA — MIETLQTQLYEIAQFANALVKTQLTHISSVSIGVIFLAGLLTSLTPCMLSMLPITIGYIGGYEAKSRIQAVAQSTWFSLGLATTLAALGILASFAGKVYGQIGIGLPIIVSIIAILMGLNLLEALPLQLPSFDAAGWIAKDLPAGVRSYLLGLTFGLVASPCSTPVLATLLAWISTTGDTILGAVLLLSYTAGYVMPLILAGTFTASIKKLLELRRWSSWITPVSGVLLVGFGVFSLLSRLAPIT, encoded by the coding sequence ATGATTGAAACCCTGCAAACCCAACTTTACGAAATAGCGCAATTTGCTAACGCCTTAGTTAAAACTCAACTGACACATATTAGCAGCGTCAGCATCGGAGTCATATTTCTTGCAGGATTGCTCACCAGCTTAACCCCCTGTATGCTTTCCATGTTGCCGATTACCATTGGCTACATTGGCGGATATGAAGCTAAAAGCCGCATTCAAGCTGTCGCCCAGTCTACTTGGTTTTCCTTGGGATTAGCAACAACCCTTGCAGCTTTAGGTATCTTAGCATCATTTGCTGGGAAAGTCTACGGTCAAATTGGCATAGGCTTGCCAATCATCGTCAGCATCATCGCCATCTTAATGGGACTGAATTTACTGGAAGCATTGCCGTTGCAATTGCCATCATTTGACGCTGCTGGTTGGATTGCAAAAGATTTACCAGCCGGTGTACGCTCGTATTTATTAGGCTTAACCTTCGGTTTGGTAGCTTCTCCCTGTAGTACCCCTGTTTTAGCTACATTGTTAGCCTGGATTTCTACCACAGGAGATACAATTTTAGGAGCAGTTTTACTATTATCCTACACTGCTGGCTATGTCATGCCCCTGATCTTAGCAGGTACTTTTACTGCTAGTATTAAAAAGCTGCTAGAGTTACGTCGCTGGTCTAGTTGGATTACCCCAGTTAGCGGAGTATTATTAGTAGGATTTGGCGTTTTCTCTCTGCTATCGCGGTTAGCACCCATTACTTAA
- a CDS encoding DUF2330 domain-containing protein — MSKSLRNLSLSLTVLLALLSVNARSVLAFCGFFVAKVDAQLFNNRSEVAIAHRNNDTTYSLAFDYKGDPKEFALVLPVPIVLKKQDVKVIDAKLFQRLDDFTAPRLVRYQDFRQNAPAGAPRSATETKRDRAPVTVVERFTVGEYDVVILSATESNALETWLRQNKYRLPNNAARYLKPYIDQKLYFFVVRINFKEQQRLGFQNLRPLQFTVANSNQIMLPFQLGKINSEGTQDIIVYFLSDKGRAEAKNYTNVMIPSNFGVPEEIESKFGEFYKGLLTTTIKAVGREAVVTEYAWDTGSCDPCSTSPLNAQELKELGMNQERAFITRLHLQYTKDTYNRDLEFRLTADTRTYQGRYILTPKATLAADAQANKAQVQAPYGKPLSTFQLQPLFEKYQR, encoded by the coding sequence ATGTCTAAAAGTTTAAGAAATTTATCTTTAAGTTTAACCGTGCTTCTGGCTTTACTATCCGTGAATGCCAGAAGTGTTTTAGCTTTCTGCGGTTTCTTTGTCGCCAAAGTCGATGCACAGCTATTCAATAACCGTTCTGAAGTTGCGATCGCACATCGAAATAACGACACTACTTATAGTCTAGCCTTTGACTACAAAGGCGATCCCAAAGAATTTGCTCTAGTTTTGCCAGTGCCCATAGTCCTGAAAAAGCAAGATGTCAAAGTCATAGATGCTAAACTATTTCAACGCTTAGATGATTTTACCGCACCTCGCCTAGTTCGATATCAAGATTTCCGACAGAATGCACCCGCTGGAGCCCCCAGAAGCGCAACTGAAACCAAAAGAGATCGGGCACCCGTAACAGTTGTTGAACGCTTTACTGTCGGGGAGTATGACGTTGTGATTCTGAGTGCAACTGAGTCCAATGCTTTAGAAACTTGGCTGAGGCAAAATAAGTATAGACTTCCTAATAATGCTGCTCGTTATCTCAAACCCTATATCGACCAAAAACTCTACTTTTTTGTCGTTCGGATTAATTTTAAAGAACAGCAAAGACTAGGCTTCCAAAACTTGCGACCATTACAATTTACAGTGGCAAATTCTAACCAAATTATGCTACCATTTCAGTTAGGAAAAATTAACTCAGAAGGCACTCAAGATATTATTGTTTACTTTCTGAGCGACAAAGGCAGAGCTGAAGCCAAGAATTATACTAATGTAATGATTCCCAGTAACTTTGGCGTTCCTGAAGAGATAGAATCCAAATTTGGGGAATTTTATAAAGGTTTACTGACGACTACGATTAAAGCAGTTGGTCGTGAAGCTGTAGTAACAGAATATGCTTGGGATACAGGTTCCTGCGATCCTTGCAGTACATCACCTTTAAATGCCCAAGAGTTAAAAGAATTGGGGATGAACCAGGAACGAGCTTTCATTACTCGATTGCATCTTCAATATACCAAGGATACTTATAACCGAGATTTGGAATTTCGCTTAACTGCCGATACCAGAACTTATCAGGGTCGATATATCTTGACTCCAAAAGCAACTTTAGCAGCAGATGCACAAGCTAACAAAGCTCAGGTACAAGCACCCTATGGTAAACCGCTATCCACTTTTCAACTACAACCTTTGTTTGAAAAGTATCAGCGATGA
- a CDS encoding SRPBCC domain-containing protein produces the protein MPSLHTEIEIYASRQKVWRVLFDKKNWDKWNSFLFDRDPSMPFKHGQEVMLSLLRNYAEEETEFQPLVTLVQPDVCLGWVSVIPGFRSENMFELEEIGISRTRYTHRENFSGLLTRVFLPFIREDEQRGMEQMARELKRYVEQV, from the coding sequence ATGCCAAGTCTCCATACGGAAATTGAAATTTATGCTTCCAGGCAAAAGGTTTGGCGGGTGCTGTTTGACAAGAAAAATTGGGATAAATGGAATAGTTTTTTATTTGACCGCGATCCCTCCATGCCGTTTAAGCATGGCCAAGAGGTAATGTTGTCGCTATTGCGGAATTATGCAGAGGAAGAGACAGAATTTCAACCTTTGGTGACATTGGTACAGCCAGATGTCTGTCTGGGGTGGGTGTCTGTAATTCCTGGCTTTCGCAGTGAAAATATGTTTGAGTTGGAAGAGATTGGGATTAGTAGGACGAGATATACTCACCGGGAAAATTTTTCGGGGTTATTAACTCGTGTATTTTTGCCTTTTATTCGGGAGGATGAACAGCGAGGAATGGAACAGATGGCGAGGGAGTTAAAACGGTATGTGGAACAAGTTTAA
- a CDS encoding malic enzyme-like NAD(P)-binding protein, translated as MVALTPNPSFSLTIRIELPNRAGMLAGVTQAIASVGGNLGQIDLIEQNRHNSIREITVDASSTEHNEKIVDAVKALTDIKVLNIYDRTFNLHRGGKITIGSKIPLKSQSDLAMAYTPGVGRICTAIAQDPEQVYNLTIKQNTVAIVTDGSAVLGLGNLGPAAAMPVMEGKAMLFKEFAGIDAFPICLATQDTDEIIRTVQNIAPVFGGVNLEDIAAPRCFEIEAKLRETLDIPVFHDDQHGTAIVSLAALINALKIVNKSMDQIRIVINGAGAAGVAIARLLRKAGAKTIVMCDSKGILSKNRTDLNAEKLEFAVEKSGSLAGAIIGADVFLGVSAPGVLTPEMVRSMAKDRIVFAMANPIPEIQPEFVANDVAVMATGRSDYPNQINNVLAFPGVFRGALDCRASTITTTMYLEAAQAIASLVLPSDLDKEHIIPSVFDKRVVNAVAGAVQLAARNEGIARS; from the coding sequence ATGGTAGCACTAACACCCAACCCCAGCTTTAGTTTAACGATTCGGATTGAACTTCCCAACCGCGCCGGGATGTTGGCTGGCGTGACGCAGGCGATCGCATCTGTAGGCGGTAACTTGGGTCAAATCGACTTAATTGAGCAAAATCGTCACAATTCCATCCGCGAAATTACCGTTGATGCCTCTAGCACGGAACATAATGAGAAAATTGTAGATGCCGTCAAAGCGCTAACAGATATCAAAGTGCTCAACATCTACGATCGCACCTTCAACCTTCATCGCGGCGGCAAAATCACCATTGGCAGCAAAATCCCTCTTAAATCCCAATCGGATCTAGCGATGGCTTACACGCCGGGGGTGGGTCGGATTTGTACTGCGATCGCGCAAGACCCCGAACAAGTTTACAACCTTACCATCAAACAAAATACGGTGGCGATCGTCACTGACGGCAGCGCCGTCTTAGGGTTAGGCAACCTCGGCCCCGCCGCCGCCATGCCAGTAATGGAAGGCAAAGCCATGCTATTTAAAGAATTTGCTGGGATTGACGCATTTCCTATTTGTTTGGCTACTCAAGATACTGACGAAATTATCCGCACAGTCCAAAATATTGCCCCAGTTTTTGGCGGCGTTAACCTCGAAGATATTGCCGCACCTCGCTGCTTTGAAATCGAAGCTAAACTGCGAGAAACTTTAGATATTCCCGTATTCCACGACGACCAACACGGCACGGCAATTGTTAGTTTAGCAGCCTTAATCAATGCCTTAAAAATCGTCAATAAATCAATGGATCAAATTCGGATCGTGATTAACGGTGCCGGTGCTGCCGGAGTCGCGATCGCACGTCTGCTGCGAAAAGCAGGAGCTAAAACAATTGTTATGTGTGACTCTAAAGGCATCCTCTCCAAAAACCGCACTGATTTAAACGCAGAGAAACTAGAATTTGCTGTGGAAAAATCGGGTTCTTTAGCAGGTGCAATCATCGGTGCTGATGTGTTTTTAGGCGTTAGTGCCCCTGGAGTTCTTACCCCAGAAATGGTACGTTCAATGGCAAAAGATCGGATCGTGTTTGCGATGGCAAATCCTATTCCTGAAATCCAGCCAGAATTTGTTGCTAATGATGTAGCAGTAATGGCAACTGGACGCAGCGATTACCCCAATCAAATTAACAATGTTTTAGCATTTCCTGGTGTATTTCGCGGCGCTTTAGATTGTCGCGCTTCTACTATTACTACCACGATGTATTTAGAAGCTGCTCAGGCGATCGCATCTTTAGTCCTGCCTTCCGACCTTGACAAAGAACACATTATCCCCTCTGTATTTGACAAGCGAGTAGTAAATGCTGTTGCCGGTGCCGTGCAATTAGCAGCACGCAATGAAGGCATCGCCCGCAGTTAA
- a CDS encoding GNAT family N-acetyltransferase, with protein sequence MKIEYKDFLIRTWEQRDRASAFHLIKDILAEYGLNCEPYGADRDVYEVEIFYHAVGGEFWVIEQQERLVGTAAYYPIKRGNNAVEIRKMYLLPEARGYGLGRFLLGKLESAIAERGFKEIWIETASVLKEAVKLYESSGYEPTTGVETKRCDRVYVKRDFLPNG encoded by the coding sequence GTGAAGATCGAATATAAAGACTTTTTAATTCGTACATGGGAACAACGAGATCGGGCTTCAGCTTTTCACTTAATTAAGGATATTTTAGCAGAATACGGTTTGAATTGCGAACCCTATGGCGCGGATCGAGATGTCTATGAGGTAGAAATATTTTATCATGCAGTGGGTGGAGAATTTTGGGTAATTGAACAACAGGAGCGGTTAGTGGGGACGGCTGCTTACTATCCAATTAAAAGAGGCAATAATGCTGTAGAAATTCGCAAAATGTATCTTTTACCAGAGGCGAGGGGGTACGGGTTGGGGAGATTTTTGCTGGGAAAGTTGGAGAGTGCGATCGCAGAGCGTGGTTTTAAAGAAATTTGGATTGAAACGGCTAGCGTGTTGAAGGAAGCAGTGAAATTGTATGAGAGTAGTGGGTATGAACCGACTACGGGGGTGGAGACGAAAAGGTGCGATCGCGTTTATGTGAAAAGGGATTTTTTACCGAATGGCTAA
- the miaE gene encoding tRNA-(ms[2]io[6]A)-hydroxylase → MLNSTLPTIKFLKHPTSKEWVEQAIANLDIILLDHSHCERKAAGVALNLMFRYPAHTKLVRMLTAIAREELEHFEQVNQWLERRGIPLGQLSAPPYAAGLTAKIRREEPERLLDSLLVSGLIEARSHERLGLLANCCQDAELAKLYRGLMASEARHYGVYWVLATTYFDIEIVTARLESLASIESEMLATLHSEPRIHS, encoded by the coding sequence ATGCTAAATTCAACACTACCAACTATCAAATTTCTGAAGCACCCAACGTCTAAAGAGTGGGTCGAACAAGCGATCGCGAATTTAGATATAATTCTACTAGACCATTCCCACTGCGAACGCAAAGCGGCGGGTGTAGCGTTAAATTTAATGTTTCGCTACCCTGCTCACACAAAATTAGTGCGGATGCTTACTGCCATCGCCCGCGAAGAATTAGAGCATTTCGAGCAGGTAAATCAATGGTTAGAGCGTCGCGGGATTCCCTTGGGCCAATTGTCAGCACCTCCCTATGCTGCTGGTTTAACAGCTAAAATTCGCAGGGAAGAACCGGAGAGGTTATTGGATTCTTTGCTAGTTTCTGGTTTAATAGAAGCACGGAGCCATGAAAGGCTCGGATTGCTAGCAAATTGCTGTCAGGATGCAGAATTAGCAAAACTTTATCGGGGTTTGATGGCTTCAGAGGCGCGTCACTACGGTGTATATTGGGTTTTAGCAACTACTTATTTTGATATCGAAATTGTGACGGCTAGGCTTGAGAGTTTAGCATCTATTGAGAGCGAAATGCTGGCAACTTTGCACTCGGAACCAAGAATTCACAGCTAG